Within Deferribacterota bacterium, the genomic segment GTTTTAATTGACATTATATAATACAGCCTTATAATGTCAATTAAAACTTATTTATGATATATATAAATAATACTTATATATTTGAAAATATAGCTAATTTATTATATATTATCTTTTGAAAACTAATGAAACACTTAAAAAAATATTTTATGAAATTATTTACACTTTTGCTAAATCTAAACCCATAATAAATGAAATAAAAGTATTAAGTAATCTAGTCCTATTTTTTACTTTATTGGTTAAGATATGTAAATCCCTATTAATAGAGAGCCATGGCGTATTTAGGATTTCTAACGTTTTATTATTGATCTCCTTTTTTATGGCCTCAATTGACATACAACTAATAAATTCTGTATCTTCTACAGTTTCCTTAATCGCCTCCAAACTGCCAATCTCAGCGACAATATTCAAATAATTTATCTTATTTAATACTGCCCTTTCAAATATCTCTCTTGTGCCTGACCCTTTCTCACGCAAAACCCATTTTTCATTCTCTAATTCATTAGGTGTAACTACTTTTTTTTCACACAGAGAATTTTTAGGAGATGAAAAAATAAACATCCTATCCTTTTTCCAAAAGGTTTTTTTAACTTTTATTGAATTGCAATAGCCTTCAATTAATGCAACATCTAATTCATAGTTTTCTACTAATCTTGTAATGTGATAGGTATTATTTATTATAAGCTCTATTTTTATCTCAGGGTAATTTTTAATAAAGGTTTTTAAATATAAAGGTAAAATATAGTTTCCAACTGTTCTTGTAGCCCCTATTATAAGTTTCCCTTTTAGATTATCTTCATTGATCAAATAATTTTCGAATTCACTTAATCTGTTTAATATACTCACAGCCTTTGGAAAGAGATCTCTACCATATTCATTTAACACAATCCTTCTACCTACCCTGTCAAACAGTTTTTTTTCTAAAATATTCTCAATCTCATTTATAGCCATGCTTACAGCAGCTTGGGTTACACACAATTTATCAGCGGCCTTGCTTACACTTTCAAACTGTCCAACAGTAACAAAAAATTCAATTTGTCTCAATGTTAATAACATAAATCTTTAAATAATCATATCATCGGCATTAAGAATCTTACAAGCTCTTTGTATTGCAATAAATCCCCCTGTTATATTGTACGCTTTAAAACCATAAGCCTTTAGGATTTTAGTAGCTACATATGAACTATAGCCTATTTTGCAATGTACATAAACATCTCTATTTTTATCTAGCTCATCTAAATGATTCCTTAATGCTCCTAACTCTATGTGTTTTGATCCTTTCACGCGTCCCATTGCTAGCGCATCAGCTGGTCTAACATCAATTAATTGAAGATCCTCTTTCTTGTAAAGTTCAATAAATTCTTCAGGTGTAATATAGCTAAGCTCTTTATTTCTAACATTCTCAGCAACATAGCCTGCTATATTCACATTATCCTTTGCTGAACCATAAGCAGGTGCATAACAGTAATCAACAAAACCTAACTCCCAAACTGTTGCATCTTTAAAAATAGCAGTTGAGATTACATCTATTTTCCTTGCTACATCTTCGTATCCACCAGCAAAGGCCCCTAAAACCTTACCACTTTCCTCGTCAAATATAAGTTGCATAAAAATCTCTTCAGCATTAGGATAGTAGGTAACATGGTGCTCGTTTATTGTATAAACATATTTTGCTTTAAATCCCTCTCTTAAAGCCTGCTCATAGGTGAGGCCAACGCCCCCAACAGTATAGCCTCCAAATAGTGCATCAAAACCCACTATAGAAGCACCGACTACACCAGGAAATGTCATATTACCTCCTGCAGCATTACATCCTGCCACTCGCCCCTCTCTATTTGCAGGTCCAGCTAGTGGTAATAACACCTTCTTTTTAGTTATAAGACTTAATTTACTCACAGCATCACCAGCTGCATAAATATCCTTATCAGATGTTCTCATATACTCGTCAACCTCGATAGCACCTAATTCATCAATCTTTAAGCCCGCATCCTTTGCTAGTGATGTATTTGGTCTAACACCAGTACTAACAAACAACATATCTGCTTCTAACTGTTCACCGCTTTTCAAGGTTAAAA encodes:
- a CDS encoding LysR substrate-binding domain-containing protein; protein product: MLLTLRQIEFFVTVGQFESVSKAADKLCVTQAAVSMAINEIENILEKKLFDRVGRRIVLNEYGRDLFPKAVSILNRLSEFENYLINEDNLKGKLIIGATRTVGNYILPLYLKTFIKNYPEIKIELIINNTYHITRLVENYELDVALIEGYCNSIKVKKTFWKKDRMFIFSSPKNSLCEKKVVTPNELENEKWVLREKGSGTREIFERAVLNKINYLNIVAEIGSLEAIKETVEDTEFISCMSIEAIKKEINNKTLEILNTPWLSINRDLHILTNKVKNRTRLLNTFISFIMGLDLAKV
- a CDS encoding FAD-dependent oxidoreductase encodes the protein MARKIVIIGGVAAGATAAAKARRVDEFAEITILEKDSYISFANCGLPYYVGGDIKERDEILLQTPEKFKNIYNVDVYINTEAYKIDKEKKVVLAKKNGEELEFPYDKLILAPGGVPTIPPIEGLKEVDFFSMRTVGDADRAKKYIEEKKPKTCIIIGGGYIGVEIADAMYRHKIKTTIVEVMDMIMPNYPKIVVSAMKEEIEQNGIEIRLKCFANKVEKKGDKFVLTLKSGEQLEADMLFVSTGVRPNTSLAKDAGLKIDELGAIEVDEYMRTSDKDIYAAGDAVSKLSLITKKKVLLPLAGPANREGRVAGCNAAGGNMTFPGVVGASIVGFDALFGGYTVGGVGLTYEQALREGFKAKYVYTINEHHVTYYPNAEEIFMQLIFDEESGKVLGAFAGGYEDVARKIDVISTAIFKDATVWELGFVDYCYAPAYGSAKDNVNIAGYVAENVRNKELSYITPEEFIELYKKEDLQLIDVRPADALAMGRVKGSKHIELGALRNHLDELDKNRDVYVHCKIGYSSYVATKILKAYGFKAYNITGGFIAIQRACKILNADDMII